Within the Vigna angularis cultivar LongXiaoDou No.4 chromosome 10, ASM1680809v1, whole genome shotgun sequence genome, the region CCACTGCCACGCACCGGCACAAAAGACCTCTTTCCACTACATCGCAGAGAACCCTTAAATTCCCCATATGTTACCAAACTTCACCATCAATCACTCTTTGCTCTTGCGCAATAACAAGAGTAACACTCAAGGTATTTTGAGGTTCGAACTCCACTCACTACCATTCTCTAACACAACTCCAACCTTGCCCACAACTACTATCCTTAGACCATCACTACTCACACATAACCACCCAACCCGAGGTATTCAAGGACATGAAGTATCTCACACATGTTAGAACGAGTATTAAAAATACCCAACCCCACGTAAAACTTCAAAGTATGTAGGAACAACAGGATAACAATTTAAACAGATCAAATCCACAACAAGACAACAACATAATCTATTCAGGCCAAAGTGACGAAACACACCACTTATTACCAACCAGCACATATAACTTCACGAACAAGttgattttcataaaataaaggACAACACAACTAACAAGGTACCCTATGACGGCAACGTCGCTTCCCACAACGTCAAAACCATTTATAACTCTCACAACACAGGGGGACAATCCTTAAATCATTACCAACCAGTTTCAAGTACAAACGTCACGAACCAGCTACAACAATTCTACTGTCCAAGCACACAACCTCATAGCAGTTTGAAATCAATTAATTACATGCTGCCAAACATAGTCATGAGAAAAACAATAGTTAGCTACAACATTTCTGCACCAGTCACTCACCCTTCCTTAACTCAATCTCAAACACCCAATTGCACTAAACCCACTCGGGCCGCCACTGCCACACAGAAAGATAGCTAAGCCACTGTCCTACTCCCAAACTTACCTCGAACCCACCCATTCCAGCACCTAAACCATGCATTGTCACGTTCTAAATTGAGATATATATGGACAACTCATATAAGGGTAGTTTTGCAGACTTAGTGAACTTCAACTATAATAAAGCTCAAAACACTTACACCCCAACCAAGGCCATCATCTCTACATGCTTAACCTCATAACAAGATaatgaaaatatcaaatatcCAAAGATTAAAAGCAGTACAGTCCAAATTACAATTTGTTTCCAAAATACAACATAAAGCAGAATCAATCCATTAATCAAACCAAAGCATCAATTCAAAATTCACAGGTTACCCAATATGACAGTGTTTCATTATCAAACACGCATTCaagaaattaatcaaattacaaACAAGCTAGTTCCCCATACCTGGTTTGAAACCTCGTCAACCATTAGGATAGTCACTCCCCACGTTTGCCCAAAACCCCAAGAAACACAAAGCCCTTCTCGTTCATTCTAAAAAAATTGCGCTTGGTTCTTAACACTTCCTCCTACTTCTCGAATCGACCCTCCATCACCGTTGTCTCCACTTTTGGATCGCACACGAAGACTCTGTGCTTCACCCTCTCTCGCGTCGCATCCTCTCCATCTCCCCCCTAATCCCCCAACGAAATAAAAAACGAAAAGAACCTTAATCCCCTTTTCCCCTAacggaaaataaataaataaaagaaagaatgatgtctattcacaaaaccaaaagaaaggaataaaacaaaaataaccgaTTTTGACTCCACCAGCCTCGAACCTAGTCTCGTACTTAGACCGTATACCTATTAAACCACTAAGACAtgtcatttcttttttattatattatcattactACTTTAGTTCCCATATCTAAATTAAGAcattaataaatcaaaacacacctaacttattttattaataaccaATATTCTCCCTATTAACTTATGCCAACTTTTGCctagaaatatattaaattccAAGATCTTACATCAATCATGCAGAATGAGTATTAATAGTAATACTTGGTGAATAGGAAGAAGACAAATTGTGAGTGTTAGAAAAAGGGTGggctttcatttttatttcttgcAACAGTAGTGAACGTGAGCATTCTATAGCATATTCTCTAGTCAGATTCAAGCAAGGGAGCACTTTCATCTCTCTGGAGGTATTGATTCTGTTCTCCTCtgatttaaaattctaatagtTTCCTTTTCACATATGTGTTTGTGTTTATAGTTCCGTAAATCTTTGAAATAATGGATGACCACTTGTTTCTTTCTCTGCCAATTCTCCATTATATTCTCTCTCTGCGTATTAGTTAAATCAGGTAAAgtaatctttttataattttcacttCCAAATTAGAAACATCATCTTTATTTCACATCCCATTATCAATTATGCATCATATATGTAGAACATGAACATTTTTAACTTTGGAAGCTTTTATTAAATCATGCAACTAACATCATCTGAATAATAAATGGATGAGTAAAATACAATATGCTTTCTCAAATTATGCTTACAGTCACCAATTTTATGAAGGTACATGTGTAATGCGAAAAAACAAAGTGATATTTAATATACAAATGGAAAATTtgtgtaaaattttataagCAGTTTGGTCTCAGTTTAATTTCAGAAAACATAACAGTATCATTTTACTTTAAACGGAGCAAATGATGTCCTTTCTAAGAGAGAGTAACTAGttcaaaagtttatttaaatgagtatttttaatttttaattttttttctcttagtttaatgtattaataaagaaaaaattacacaATCATAATTATCATCATATTAAGTCAAACACAAGTATTTAAGTAATCAAATTTAACTCACTAATTCAATctcattaaattatatatatatatatatatatatatatatatatatatatatatatatcataaaactggattaatcttttaatgatgtgaaaattttaatacattctGTTGAGGACATTGGGAATGGTAAAGAGGTAGGTTTGATATACCTAACTAATTTCATTTAGATTTTTAACAACTGTATAAAGATATTAAAGTGGTGGTATTTAATCCTAACttaaatcttataaaatcaatttagtaaggtgaggtttgtattcacttatatattataatttgtacatatctaccaactcttaattttccTGACTTCCTACATTGAGCGgagatttctgaagtcatttttctgacttcccccgagcggccATTATAACCTGACCAAGTTGAGGTCCGAACCTTCctgcacataatattttataatttaaaattaaaagtcgttagaacctaacaaggttgagggcagctctgaaccatcctgtgcataatattttataatttaaaattaagagtcggtagaacctgacaaggttgaatgTAGCTCTGAACCAtcatgtgcataatattttataatttaaaattaagagttggtagaacctgacaaggttaaatgcagctctgaaccatcatgtgcatattattttataatttaaaattaagagtcgttAGAAcatgacaaggttgaacgcaactctGAACCGTCTTTTgcataacattttataatttaaaattaggagttggtagaacctgacaaggttgaatgCAACTCTGAACCAtcatgtgcataatattttataatttaaaattaggaGTCGGTAGAACCTAACAAGGTTGAACACAACTCTGTACCTTCCTGTGCAGGATGTAGGGATGAAAGTTCCTGAAAGTTcttaaaacaaaagacatgcctttAGGAATTATTACGAAATTTTTTACTCTTGTTGCAAAATATGGTGTTGATCCGAAGTAGcgatgtcgagaccgagcgcGCGTCTGGTTCTTCGGGGCTTCATGAGGATGCCGCTCGatcccacggtgggcgccaaaatgtttcggttgaaaTTGGccgagggtcggtcgtccttcctttctctgctctcttttgatattcaattcTCTCCGAGAACGCGATCCAATCCAAtgggttgttgacctgcagaagacactccaacgctcaagtcagatatgtttcataaagaggtatatattttattagaatagaAAAGGATCATTGTACAACCATTAatgcaatatattttaggtaatcaaacccaataattaatcattaatgtcGTATATTTGTAGAGCGAAAGACAATATGACCTATTAGTATGTGTTAGGTAGGATTTCCAAAAATGATAGGTCTAGTAGACATTTTAAAATCAGATtctgaaaacaaaacaatatttaaagGCAAAAACTAGATTCGATAGAAAAGACCTTTAATCCACAAGAAAGAGTGAATCTCTTTGTGACTAAGAGTCCACTAAATGACCTCTAAACAATACACGTGGAAGGAACATATTGGGGTTACTCCAGCGAGTCAGATGGTAGTCATCTAGAGAAGATCAGATGATTGGCGATGGTGTGTGGGATTCACGTGCCTTGAAGAACTTTATAACTGATGTGCGTGGCGTTGCTTATAAATGTTTCTCGCCCTGATTCTAACACGGGTGGTCGTCGCTTGAAGAGGCAATCCCGGTCTGATGGTCATCGATGAAAACTGTGAAGATAACTGATGACGATAAAAGACTGCAAAAAATGCACCGAAAATTACATAGACTAGGAACCTGTTTTGATACCAACTTAAAATTGAAACAGAAAGAAATTATGTATTTGGAAGTCCTAAAGAAGCTTGATGAAGTCCTCTTTTTAATCTTTCATATATAGGACTTAATACATTTGAACCACTAAATCTCACAAGGAAAGACAACTCATACTCaactaattaatattatgaaatCATTGAAGTTTGTATTTTCCTCAATTGATTCAGTACCACGAGTTGATATTTTCATGACTTTCACATAAGATTCTTGATAGTTTTATTAATCCCTTTGTCAATAATTAACTAGTCTTATAATTGGCCTCTTAGATAAGTTACATTTCCCTATAATAGAAGTTCGGATACACATGCCACCTCActcaaaatttacaaaattgatGCAAAAAActgttgaaaaaaattaatttagtcttaaaaaaataaggaaTTAAAGTGAAGATTttgtgtttaaaagaaaaaattgaaaattaaattataaataagaaagcAAAGTGTCTTATATTAACGGAAATTTTTTGAAGAGAGGGTATATGATAAACTTGATCTTAACTATTTAAGGGAGGAAAACGGtgaattaatatatttcaatataatgaCTTAATACAAGTAACAGAACTTGAAGACTTGAAAGTATAGTTTTGTTTAACGAATTGTTTATAAAGTGATTTTCGATGTAAAGTGTAGAACTCTTGTTACTCATCAAGTAACCAATCGGATCATGCATATAATAACTTAATTCCGAGAACCTCTCTCACAATTaacattttaagaaattatgtatttttgttctttttctatttttacattttatctaaaattgatataatctaaaaatgtggatataaatttaaataaatatagaaaaattaaacttacaaaaaaaagtataatgttAATTTTGTACACAACGCATGTTTTAGtttaagctttggttaaatatattttgtactggtacacttttctttttctatttaacACATCTTCTCATCTACATACTTGTATGTTTGAAaatgatttatgttttaatgGTGGGAggttaaaacatttataaaacgttattttaagaaaaaaatgttccacaaaattatcaaagtgtcgaaaaataaatttaaaaactctaATCAAACCTACAAATTTTAAGCAATGATTAAagttattagatttttttttattgtgtatcCCATAATTGACTATTTAGGATAGAAaacattaaatgtaattattacgCTTGATAACTTTTTACGTACTGAAAGAtgaagtaaattattttaaaatctttttattatctaattCATCTAAATATAATTGCAAGACTTACAAATGCGTTTATCTTTACTTGTTCAGGTTTAAGAAAGTTGTATATGTTGGAATAAATTGATGGAGTGTCTCTTTGGTTTTGCATCTTCTGTTTCAAGAGATTTAGTGTGTGGAGCATTAAATCAATTACGTTATCCTTGTTGCTCTAAAAATTTCGTCAAAAGgcttgaagaagaagagagcAATTTGATTATAACGAAAGATAGTGTCCAAAAATTTGTTACGCACAACAAGAAACAAGCGAGAAAGCCCAGTGAAATTGTGGACAAGTGGCTGGAAGATGCTATCAATGATGTACACAATGTCAATCAGTTGCTGGAAGAGGCAAGAACACAAAAACATTGTTGCTTTGGGCACTGCCCAAATTGGATTTGGCGATATCATGTTGGAAAAAAGTTAGCAAACAAAACTATGCACCTCGAAAAGTTCATTAAAGAGGGCAGAGAATATGTGCCATTTGACCGCATCGCTACGCTTCCTTCAAACACCCTTGATATTCTTTCAGAAAAATGCATGAATTTTGAGAGTAGACAATCTGCTTATGAGCAACTACTTGATGCAGTGAAAAATAATGATGTTTCCATGATTGGGTTGTATGGGATGGGAGGTTGTGGTAAAACCACATTAGCAATGGAGGTTAGGAAATTAGTAGAAGCAGAGCATCTTTTTGACAAAGTTCTTTTTGTACCTGTTTCTAGTACCGTGGAAGTTCAGAGGATTCAAGAAAAAATAGCAAGTTCACTGCCATTTGAATTTCCAGAAACCGAAGAAATGCAGAGAGCCCAAAGATTGTGCTCAAGATTAActcaagagaaaaatatttttataattctcGATGATGTGTGGCACAACCTTGACTTTGGTCGTATTGGGATTCCTTCATCTGAACACCATAAAGGATGCAAGATTCTCATTACCAGTAGATCAGAAGCAGTTTGTACTTTAATGGACTGTCAACGAAAGATTTACTTGCCAATTTTAACGGATGAAGAAGCATGGACTCTTTTCCAAAATAAAGCACTTATAACAGAAGCCACCTCTGATACCTTAAAGGATCTGGGAAGATTAATTTCCAATGAATGTAAAGGATTGCCGGTTGCCATTGCAGCTGTTGCTTGTAGTTTGAAGGGAAAAGCTGAGACGGTATGGAGGGTTGCATTGAATAAATTGAGACATTCTAAGCCAATAAATATTGAAAGAGGTTTGACTGATCCCTACAAGTGCCTGCAGTTGAGCTATGATAATTTGGATGATAAAGAAGCTAAATCACTTTTCCTGTTGTGCTCTGTGTTTCCTGAAGATTCTGAAATTATAGTTGAACGTTTAGTAAGATGTGCAATAGGATTAGGTGTAGTTGGAGAAGTTGACTCATATGAAGAGGCAAGGAATGAAGTGATTGCAGCTAAAATTAAGCTTGTTAGTTGTTGTTTATTGTTGGATGCAGATGATGAACGTGTCAAAATGCATGACATAGTTCGTGATGTGGCCCACATAATAGCAAAAGATGAGAATAAGATGATCAAGTGTGAAGTGGAGAAAGATGTTAGAGTGGAACAAAATTCAGTTAGATATCTATGGTGTGTGAAATTTCCAAATGATTTGGATTGCTCCAATCTTGAATTTTTATGCTTACGGACAAAGATGAAAGAATTTGATGGGATTTTCAAAAGAATGGGAATGCTCAAAGTTTTGATTCTTGTCAACGATGAGTATGGAAGAACACCATTGTTAACAATATCTTTCGAAACATTAACAAATCTTCGTTATCTATTCATTCTGAATTATGAATTGAGCGACTTCTCATTTTTAGGCGGTATGAAGAATCTTCAAAGTCTCTCGTTATATAATTGTTTACTGCCTTCATTTCCTGAATTACAAACGGATGTTGCGATTACACTAAAATTGTTAGACTTAAATGGATGTAACATTAAAGTGAAGAATTTTGAAGTGATTAAAAGAATCCCGCTTTTGGAAGAGTTGTACATCATTGAAATTGAAGGAGAATGGGATGCTAACAGTGTAGACAATATTGAATTCTTTAAGACGTTTAGCATTCCCGAAACACTGCAAAGGTATGGAATTGTATTAGGACCTTTTGGTTTTGAGGATTTTGATGGTAGAGATATTTACATTCATGGCAGAACTTTATTACTTAACCATTTTGACATATCAAATGAGGTAATAAAGGGTTTGGCAAAAAGAGCAAAGGATCTATTCGTGGCAACTATTCATGGAGGTGCAAAAAATATCATCCCTGATATATTTCAACTTGAAGGAGGAGGTTTGGATGAGTTGAATAAGTTGAAGATACGTGATTCTGAAGAGTTAGAATGTTTGATTGACACTCATAGTCACTCGAGTGAGGTGGTAACTCTCTTCTCCAAGTTGCATACGCTTGGAATTGAGAACATGAGAAATCTAAGAGTTATATGGCATTGTTTTCTTCCTGCCAATGGGCCTTTTGAGAAGTTAGAGAAGCTGTATTTAAGTGATTGTCCACGTCTGACATCTCTCTTCACGTATGTTGTTGCTCGAAgtttgataaaattgaaaatattagaaatatcAAGATGTGATGAACTGAAGTATATATTAGCAGATGATGACAAAACGGAGGAAGGTGAAGATGAATTCACCACAGGGCATCCTGTACAAATTTTCCAAAATCTGCAGGATGTACAGATAAATAGCTGTCgagaattaaaacatatattccCAGCCAACATTGTTGGAGGGTTAGGTCAATTGAAAGTGCTCATGATAGAAGAATGTGACAAGCTAGATCAAATAATTGGAGATATTGTTCCATCAACAGACCGTGATAAAGTAATAGAGGAAGGTAAGCATCCATATTTCTATAGCCCTTCAATTCCAACAAGAGTTGTGAAGCATAGCCTAGTTACATTACATGGTATTCCTTAGTTTAAAATGGTGACACATGTAGCTTCGAACTTATATATTGTTTCATTGTGATGTTATTTTCCGTTAGTAAGGTTCAAACTCGAGACACTACTAATCTACGTTTACTTAAATCAATTACTTGTTAATACACTAAAACCAAAATTGGTCTCATTGACAATTATATTTGCATGTGAAGTTGTttgtcaaatttaaaattatttaaaggaaACTGTCTTGTACGATTATTTTAGTTCCTAGaaaccaatatttttttaatttataattgcTTTTCAGGAACTCTATCCAGCCTTACAAGTCTTATGATAGAACGTTGTGGGAAGTTAGGCTCAATTTTTACAGCATCTATAGCTAAGAACTTGACTTCTTTGGAAGAATTGTACATACGAAGGTGCAAAAGTTTGAAGGATATAGTAACTCACGAAAGGGTCAATAAAAATCAAGAGGAAAGCATTGTTGAGGATGAGCATGATGTTCAGAGTGATATTTCAATCTTCCAAAGTTTGAAAAACCTACGTATCATTGATTGTGTGTTATTGGAGGGTATATTCCCTGTTTCTTTTGTTGGAGAATTGAATgatataacaaataaagaggTTGCTGATTTGAAAGACTTCTCTAGTCGAAATAATACTCAAATTGAGCTTCCTGCTTTACAAGTACTTGAACTTCATCATATTCTTGTTGGTAGTTATGATGTGATATGTCCATCTTTAAGAACACTATCATTGGATATTGGGAGATATGTTGGGTTTTTCAACATAAATTGTTCAAGCGATGCTTCAGAAGCTACAAAAAGGGATTGTATTGCAATCAAGGTATGAAAAACCATCATTTACATTGTTTCTATCTTTGtgaatttacaaaaattaatctaaatatttgaatttcaagATGATGTTGtgtaaaaagtaataaatggTCTTACATGCCCTGCCACTTACTAGTGACCTGAGTTCATATCAATAGCTgcaacataaatttttaatatgtaagtATTGGGATAGATTATTTGGAATAGATTAACtttggaaaattatttttgcGAAGAAACAAGTGAATCTAAATAATTATAGACATTGCTTAAACTTTTATCTATACGAACAATACGATAGAAATGGAATACGTTAATAATCagagttaaaataatatttagtttggttTAAGAAGTATTTTGGTGTATAAATTGCAGATATCGAACTCAGATTTTGATCCGCCGGTTGAAAGTGTTGAATGTCTTTCAAAACAACCACATGGTTTGAACTTGATTATGACACACAATTTTAGAAAGATTGAACTGAAAGGCTTTGATAAGGCAAAGTACCTTTTTAAACTCTCCATTGCTTCATCATTGACGATGTTGGAAATTTTGACAATTAACGAATGTGAAGGGCTTGAGTACATTATAGACACTGATGATGAATATGGCAAAGAGAATATGAAAGCTATCTTTCCTAACTTAAAAAAGCTCTCAGTGTATAACTGTTTCcgattgaaatatatgtttgGGCAATATGACGTAGCTAATAAGGATTATAAGGAGATTCATATTCAATTCTCAGCATTGGAAATACTCACTCTTCGGAATCTACCAAACTTTGTTAGCATTTGTTCTACCCATATTCTGACTGTGACGTGGCCATCTTTGAAGGACTTTCAGTGTTACAGATGTTTGTCTCCATTTTATGGTTCAAGAGAGCCTATTATCACAAGTACGAAGGTAGtcttgtcttttttttctttttatgattattaattaatttttcttttttcgtttaTGTTTTTACATTTGCTCTTAATGTCCTACAGGATCCGAAAGGGATTCAGAACCATCTCCTCACTTTGCAAACTCTACACATAACGCTTTCTGATGCAGAACGTATTTTTTGTCTTAATGAACATGAAATTGAATTGGCCAACAATTCACTTACTCTCCAACATCTTACCACATTAGAAATATGGCATTGTGGAAAGTTGGAAGTAATCTTTCCAAAGTCTGTGGTAAGATGCTTACCAAAGTTGAAGCTTTTGACGATTAAAGAATGCAAAGAATTAAGACAAATCATTGAAGAGGGTGTGGAGGATAAAAAATTGTCTAACCTTGTTTCTCCTCAACCATGCTTCCCAAAACTAGAAGCATTGCATGTTGGTCATTGTCACAAGTTGAAAAGATTATTCTCTGGAGCCAATGACCTTCCCAATCTTCATCTTCTGGCCATAAATGGAGCCAATGAACTAGAAGAGCTTGTTGGATGTAAACAAGGAAAGATTAAAGTTGAGCTTCCAAGActcaaacttttaatatttacgCATATGGAAAACTTCAGTCAAGAGATTGAATTGCATAATGTAAAGAATTGCATTGTCTACAAATGTCCAAAACTCTCTTTGACTTCAACAACTACATTTACGAAGCTCATTTATGATTTTCCTCGCAAAGGTAATTCTTTTCTGCATAAATGTTGGTCTTTATACACTCTCAAAAAGGAAGTTTATGAGTTTCAaatgaaatgtaattttatctCACTCTTATTCAACAacgaaaatatattaattattagactcaaattattttaagaaattaactctttttttagttattttcacattttgttTGCACTATTACAATTTAGTTATCTATGTAATTTAATCTATCTTAGTGTActattacaatttattattttttaattgttttatgatggcaagaaatattaaataattgttatgttaaCTAAATGCTTTGAAATAAGTCTTGCATATGTATATATTGGCATGGTTTCCAATTCCCAACCGAGTACCAccagaattttttaaaattagaacaTTAACTTAATTTTTGCTGCAAGTCTTTTATTATTAGGTTCTAGTAATCTTAGTTATGAGAACACTGTTGTAAAGGGTAGGATCCCTAAGACGTAGAGTCACCACTTTATTTGATGGGTGATAAAAATATTCccaactttatatatatatatatatatatatatatatatatattaattgtattGATATAATGATCCATCGTGGAAAGTTGAGGTTGTATTCCTTTTTGttatgaatttcattttcacgTGAATTTCCTAATATATATCTTTCTACAGATTTCGTAAACACTGAAGTTCGTAGTTGGGAATttgaattcatagtaaaatcTATATACCGTTATTCAACTATTAATGATAGCAGTGAGTTCACTTCATCACAGGTCAGAACCAACCAAtctatgaatatgaatataaataaaataaaataaaaaagccGATAATGTCTCATTATTAGaataacatttttcaatttaCGTACTAAATTTGATCtccattttattaaaacaaatcaatgtgatccattaaaattaatgtaccATCAAAGTTCTTACCAATCCTATTTGCATTGTAAATATGAAACTGAAAACATTTATTGGAAAAAAGTTATAGCATATCACTGATAGACTAGCAATACCAACTACTGTTTTAGAATTTAGAAGCCCACCTCTAATTTGTAATATTACTAAACATAAAAATGGATTTTGTAATATTAAGACAAACTCCTAAAAGGAAAGTTGGTGTATGAGGAATGAAAGAGTGAAGGAGGTTTTCCATACCAATAGCACTTGAAGAAGCAATAGTAATATATAGGGCTCCTTTCAAACTTTAGAGCCACTCACTCAATCGTACTTTTTCAATTTGTAATACACAGAAGATTGAGGACGTAGGAAATGAGAGCATTAAATCTTCATCCACTGGAGTTGAAGGCAAGCCAGGAATAGTGGCAAGCCAAGGAATCCAAGTACAAGAAGGGTTGAACCTTTTGCATAAACAAGAGGGAATATATGTTGCTCCTAACAACAACAATGACATTTCTTCAGGTTTCTCATTTCttattttctcatttccatCCTATATTTCCATTTCACCCTCTCAAACTTTTTACAGCTTCTGCAGATATCCGTACAAGATTGGGAGCATATAAACATTTTGTTGATCTGGA harbors:
- the LOC108334989 gene encoding uncharacterized protein LOC108334989 isoform X4, with product MECLFGFASSVSRDLVCGALNQLRYPCCSKNFVKRLEEEESNLIITKDSVQKFVTHNKKQARKPSEIVDKWLEDAINDVHNVNQLLEEARTQKHCCFGHCPNWIWRYHVGKKLANKTMHLEKFIKEGREYVPFDRIATLPSNTLDILSEKCMNFESRQSAYEQLLDAVKNNDVSMIGLYGMGGCGKTTLAMEVRKLVEAEHLFDKVLFVPVSSTVEVQRIQEKIASSLPFEFPETEEMQRAQRLCSRLTQEKNIFIILDDVWHNLDFGRIGIPSSEHHKGCKILITSRSEAVCTLMDCQRKIYLPILTDEEAWTLFQNKALITEATSDTLKDLGRLISNECKGLPVAIAAVACSLKGKAETVWRVALNKLRHSKPINIERGLTDPYKCLQLSYDNLDDKEAKSLFLLCSVFPEDSEIIVERLVRCAIGLGVVGEVDSYEEARNEVIAAKIKLVSCCLLLDADDERVKMHDIVRDVAHIIAKDENKMIKCEVEKDVRVEQNSVRYLWCVKFPNDLDCSNLEFLCLRTKMKEFDGIFKRMGMLKVLILVNDEYGRTPLLTISFETLTNLRYLFILNYELSDFSFLGGMKNLQSLSLYNCLLPSFPELQTDVAITLKLLDLNGCNIKVKNFEVIKRIPLLEELYIIEIEGEWDANSVDNIEFFKTFSIPETLQRYGIVLGPFGFEDFDGRDIYIHGRTLLLNHFDISNEVIKGLAKRAKDLFVATIHGGAKNIIPDIFQLEGGGLDELNKLKIRDSEELECLIDTHSHSSEVVTLFSKLHTLGIENMRNLRVIWHCFLPANGPFEKLEKLYLSDCPRLTSLFTYVVARSLIKLKILEISRCDELKYILADDDKTEEGEDEFTTGHPVQIFQNLQDVQINSCRELKHIFPANIVGGLGQLKVLMIEECDKLDQIIGDIVPSTDRDKVIEEGTLSSLTSLMIERCGKLGSIFTASIAKNLTSLEELYIRRCKSLKDIVTHERVNKNQEESIVEDEHDVQSDISIFQSLKNLRIIDCVLLEGIFPVSFVGELNDITNKEVADLKDFSSRNNTQIELPALQVLELHHILVGSYDVICPSLRTLSLDIGRYVGFFNINCSSDASEATKRDCIAIKISNSDFDPPVESVECLSKQPHGLNLIMTHNFRKIELKGFDKAKYLFKLSIASSLTMLEILTINECEGLEYIIDTDDEYGKENMKAIFPNLKKLSVYNCFRLKYMFGQYDVANKDYKEIHIQFSALEILTLRNLPNFVSICSTHILTVTWPSLKDFQCYRCLSPFYGSREPIITSTKDPKGIQNHLLTLQTLHITLSDAERIFCLNEHEIELANNSLTLQHLTTLEIWHCGKLEVIFPKSVVRCLPKLKLLTIKECKELRQIIEEGVEDKKLSNLVSPQPCFPKLEALHVGHCHKLKRLFSGANDLPNLHLLAINGANELEELVGCKQGKIKVELPRLKLLIFTHMENFSQEIELHNVKNCIVYKCPKLSLTSTTTFTKLIYDFPRKDFVNTEVRSWEFEFIVKSIYRYSTINDSSEFTSSQKIEDVGNESIKSSSTGVEDIGIGGAVATHIAKVVEQDDKQEGIYVAPNNNNDISSASADIRTRLGAYKHFVHLDDAQISLLVEAITTYPHLWNASKKFSERFQAWRLKILADMLLFLHKESDDSVIPQREKEFDKLCEEAIEIGFESSWVEEMRQRVVGRDPKLEEDIAQRQIDENSMRCISGDVVEEGDGPKISLEEGSDLVDKEGEIGVVANDHILAPRNEEPEQEFFAEVFTSEIPRIATSLTNSQTVETPSNSIEQVAVEETIAKNTNMAASSIFSESTTSKLDPTVTLLSKSHPHHEIGDVRNDSIKEGPAAEGVEDIGIGGGVATHIESGGVDILAQYSKVVEQDDKMNEGKAGILPSPDCTEAVEIGFESSWVDEMRQRVVMRDPKLREDIAQRQIEENSKRCSSGNMVQDSQAVERADGPKISLEEGVASNDHIGTLTNEEAEEEFVAEVSTSEIPRIATTLTSSQPVERSTPSCLNMPLRETPQNALVDKQRIIEPSLMNQQNPFGEIRIEQVTVEETIAKNPNMAASSILSPPVNTQLDQKITFQSKSHP